A stretch of Prunus dulcis chromosome 6, ALMONDv2, whole genome shotgun sequence DNA encodes these proteins:
- the LOC117632838 gene encoding uncharacterized protein LOC117632838, giving the protein MQAEKQQAWKISVQAKAKNFHFKLKATQIAPSTWKLHRLSISLKLRKLFLGVNAESTGHQKTKKNSEFTSLLVPGQQQKETLKSKFLIFVKKFRFRSTKKPQRFSYEELISAGNLVNGGLAFLPQSIIRVLVILLLLMVAAAFASPAVLDFNNYLKYCGKIRGAWSKLLT; this is encoded by the exons ATGCAAGCAGAGAAGCAGCAAGCATGGAAAATCAGCGTTCAAGCCAAAGCTAAGAACTTCCATTTCAAATTGAAAGCAACCCAAATCGCGCCGTCCACTTGGAAGCTCCATCGACTCTCCATTTCCCTCAAGCTCCGCAAGCTTTTTCTCGGAGTAAATGCAGAATCCACAGGGCATcaaaaaacgaaaaagaacTCAGAATTCACATCATTATTAGTTCCTGGGCAGCAGCAGAAAGAAACCCTGAAATCCAAATTCCTTATATTTGTGAAGAAGTTTCGATTTCGCAGCACCAAGAAACCTCAACGGTTCTCGTATGAG GAATTAATTTCTGCGGGTAATTTGGTGAATGGAGGTCTTGCATTTCTACCTCAATCAATCATCAGAGTTTTGGTCATCTTGCTGCTTCTAATGGTTGCTGCCGCATTTGCCAGTCCAGCAGTGCTTGATTTTAACAATTATTTGAAGTATTGTGGGAAAATACGTGGGGCTTGGTCCAAACTCTTAACTTGA